The Phycisphaerales bacterium AB-hyl4 genome contains the following window.
AGTAGACTGGAAACTGTTCGGCCGAACGGATCGCTACTACCTCCGCCGCGACCGTCGATACAGCGACCTGCACGTGCAACTGCTCGTGGATGTGTCGGCTTCGATGGACTTCGCCGCGCTGGACGGCCCGACACCCGATCGGCCGACCAAGCTCGCGGTCGCCAAACAACTCGCCGCGGCGATCGCGTTTCTCACCATACGACAAGGCGACCGCGTCGGCCTCGCGCTGGGCGGGCAACGGTTGCGCGAGGCCATGCCCGTGCGAAACAGCTGGCCGCATCTGCAACAACTGTGTGCGACATTGGAGCAGGCAACGGTCAACACAGGCGCGGGCGACGTTGGGGCGTGTCTGCGACAATTGCACGCGATGCGGCAGCGGCGCGGGCTCGTGGTGTTGCTGTCGGATCTGCTCGACGAACCGGGGCCGATGCTCGACGGCTTGCAACGGCTTCGGCATGACCGTTTCGAGGTGATCGTGCTGCAAGTGCTTTCGCCGAACGAACTGCACCTGTCGCAGGCAGGCGTCGGCTGGCGTCGGCTGGTGGACGCTGAATCATCGC
Protein-coding sequences here:
- a CDS encoding DUF58 domain-containing protein: MFDPTSWSRLGGLLFTAKTLVDGLYAGGHASPRHGAGMEFHDYRPYVPGDDLSAVDWKLFGRTDRYYLRRDRRYSDLHVQLLVDVSASMDFAALDGPTPDRPTKLAVAKQLAAAIAFLTIRQGDRVGLALGGQRLREAMPVRNSWPHLQQLCATLEQATVNTGAGDVGACLRQLHAMRQRRGLVVLLSDLLDEPGPMLDGLQRLRHDRFEVIVLQVLSPNELHLSQAGVGWRRLVDAESSRRADVRLSGAGAKAEVEYDRRMASHLAALRTACLSRGAAYQLVRTDQPALMSLRQYLARRSAAGW